A genomic window from Gossypium hirsutum isolate 1008001.06 chromosome D10, Gossypium_hirsutum_v2.1, whole genome shotgun sequence includes:
- the LOC107936458 gene encoding 21 kDa seed protein: MKTTTALVFLLFIIFSVTPSSFLFGVANATNEPVLDIDGNEVQTGTPYYVVSSIWGAGGGGLALGRPSGNPCPEVVAQRRSGDDGIPVIFSNSDSNDGVVRLSSDINIEFIPLRPKLCRTTTVWKVDDYDHSAGKWWVITDGVKGNPGANTLTSWFRIEKAGDLDYTFKYCPAVCGTCPALCNKITRDSDGEMVRLALSTGNGWPFYFKKVGKSAMEIQQVARN, from the coding sequence ATGAAAACCACAACAGCTTTAGTGTTTCTTCTTTTCATCATCTTCTCAGTCACACCATCATCTTTTTTGTTTGGTGTAGCCAACGCTACAAACGAACCTGTACTCGACATTGATGGCAACGAGGTTCAAACAGGCACCCCATATTACGTTGTGTCGTCCATATGGGGTGCTGGTGGTGGGGGGCTTGCCCTAGGCAGGCCTAGCGGAAACCCATGCCCGGAAGTCGTTGCTCAAAGACGATCCGGTGACGATGGTATTCCGGTGATATTTTCTAATTCGGACTCCAACGATGGCGTTGTTCGCCTATCCTCTGACATAAACATAGAGTTCATTCCCCTCAGACCCAAACTTTGCCGAACAACAACGGTGTGGAAGGTCGATGATTACGACCATTCAGCCGGAAAATGGTGGGTGATAACGGATGGGGTTAAAGGGAACCCAGGTGCCAACACTTTGACCAGTTGGTTTAGGATAGAGAAGGCGGGTGATCTTGATTACACATTTAAGTACTGCCCCGCAGTATGTGGAACATGCCCAGCTTTATGCAACAAAATTACGAGAGACTCAGATGGAGAAATGGTACGTTTGGCTCTCTCCACTGGCAATGGATGGCCATTTTACTTTAAGAAAGTTGGAAAATCAGCCATGGAGATTCAACAAGTTGCTCGTAATTAG
- the LOC107938175 gene encoding 21 kDa seed protein, which produces MKTTTASVFLLFVIFSVTLSSILFGVANATNDPVLDIDGNEVQTGTPYYVVSSIWGAGGGGLALGRPSGNKCPEVVTQRRSGDNGIPVIFSNSDSNDGVVRQSSDINIEFIPLRPKLCRTTTVWKVDDYDHSAGKWWVITDGVKGNPGANTLTSWFRIEKVFDLNYKFKYCPTVCGTCPALCNEIGKDSDGEMVRFALSTGPGWSFYFKKVEKSAMEIEQVVHI; this is translated from the coding sequence ATGAAAACCACAACAGCTTCGGTGTTTCTTCTTTTCGTCATCTtctcagtcacactatcatccATTTTGTTTGGTGTAGCCAACGCTACAAACGACCCTGTGCTCGACATTGATGGCAACGAGGTTCAAACTGGCACCCCATACTACGTTGTGTCGTCGATATGGGGTGCTGGTGGTGGGGGGCTTGCCCTAGGTAGGCCTAGCGGAAACAAATGCCCGGAAGTCGTTACTCAAAGACGATCCGGTGACAATGGTATTCCGGTGATATTTTCTAATTCGGACTCCAACGATGGAGTTGTTCGCCAATCCTCTGACATAAACATAGAGTTCATTCCCCTCAGACCCAAACTTTGCCGAACAACAACGGTGTGGAAGGTCGATGATTACGACCATTCAGCCGGAAAATGGTGGGTGATAACCGATGGAGTTAAAGGGAACCCGGGTGCCAACACTTTGACCAGTTGGTTTAGAATAGAGAAGGTGTTTGATTTGAATTACAAATTTAAGTACTGCCCCACAGTATGTGGAACATGCCCAGCTTTATGCAACGAAATTGGGAAAGACTCAGATGGAGAAATGGTACGTTTTGCTCTCTCCACTGGCCCTGGATGGTCATTTTACTTTAAGAAAGTTGAAAAATCAGCCATGGAGATTGAACAAGTTGTTCATATTTAG
- the LOC107938173 gene encoding 21 kDa seed protein, with translation MKTTKASVFLLFIIFSVTPSSFLFGVANATNEPVLDTDGNEVQTGTEYYVVSAIWGAGGGGLALGRPSGNPCPEVVAQRRSGDDGIPVIFSSSDSDDGVVRLSSDINIEFVPLRPRLCRTTTVWKVDDYDHSAGKWWVITDGVKGNPGADTLTSWFRIEKGGVLGYKFKYCPAVCGTCPALCNEIGRDSDGDMVRLALSTDNGWPFIFKKKESSLRGIQQVIRT, from the coding sequence ATGAAAACCACAAAAGCTTCAGTGTTTCTTCTTTTCATCATCTTCTCAGTCACACCATCATCCTTTTTGTTTGGTGTGGCCAACGCTACAAATGAACCTGTGCTCGACACTGATGGCAACGAAGTCCAAACAGGCACCGAATACTACGTTGTGTCGGCGATATGGGGTGCTGGTGGTGGTGGGCTTGCCCTAGGCAGGCCAAGCGGAAACCCATGCCCGGAAGTCGTTGCTCAAAGACGATCTGGTGACGACGGTATACCGGTGATATTTTCTAGTTCGGACTCCGACGATGGAGTTGTTCGCCTATCCTCTGACATAAACATAGAGTTTGTTCCGCTCAGACCCAGACTTTGCCGAACAACAACGGTGTGGAAGGTCGATGATTACGACCATTCAGCCGGAAAATGGTGGGTGATAACCGATGGGGTTAAAGGGAACCCGGGTGCCGACACTTTGACCAGTTGGTTTAGAATAGAGAAGGGGGGTGTTCTTGGTTACAAATTTAAGTACTGCCCCGCAGTATGTGGAACATGCCCAGCTTTATGCAACGAAATTGGGAGAGACTCAGATGGAGATATGGTACGTTTGGCTCTCTCCACTGACAATGGATGGCCATTTATctttaagaaaaaagaaagttcACTTCGGGGGATTCAACAAGTTATTAGGACTTGA
- the LOC107938199 gene encoding anaphase-promoting complex subunit 8, with the protein MSSKESCRIELRTAIRQLSDRCLYSASKWAAEQLVGIEQDPAKFTPSNTRFQRGSSSIRRRFRTNEITSTPPTGVAYVSTPVMEEDEAIHGDFYLLAKSYFDCREYRRAAHVLRDQTGKKSVFLRCYALYLAGEKRKEEEMIELEGPLGKSDAVNRELVSLERELATLCKNNTIDPFGLYLYGLVLKEKGNENLARKVLVESVNSYPWNWSAWSELQSLCTTVDILNGLNLSNHWMKEFFLASIYQELRMHNESLSKYENLQGMFTFSNYIQAQIAKARYSLREFEQVEVIFEDLLRNDPYRVEDMDTYSNVLYTKECFSALSYLAHRVIMTDKYRPESCCIIGNYYSLKGQHEKSVVYFRRALKLNKNYLSAWTLMGHEYVEMKNTPAAVDAYRRAVDINPRDYRAWYGLGQAYEMMGMPHYALHYFRKSVFFQPIDSRLWIAMAQCYESEQLHMLEEAIKCYKRAANCNDTEAIALHRLAMLHRELDQPEEAAFYYKKDLERMEAEEREGPNLVEALMFLATHCKTQKKFEEAEVYCTRLLDYTGPERETAKSLLRGMRIAQSGFPSMDVEHFHP; encoded by the exons ATGAGTTCTAAAGAAAGTTGCAGAATCGAGCTCCGCACTGCTATTCGCCAACTCAGCGACCGTTGCCTTTACTCTGCTTCCAAATG GGCAGCAGAACAGCTTGTCGGAATCGAGCAAGACCCAGCTAAGTTCACGCCTTCAAACACGAGATTTCAGCGTGGAAGCTCGAGTATACGCAGAAGGTTCCGCACCAATGAGATTACTTCCACACCTCCCACTGGTGTTGCCTATGTGTCCACTCCAGTGATGGAGGAAGATGAAGCCATACATGGCGACTTTTACCTTCTTGCCAAGTCATACTTTGATTGCCGAGAATATAGGAGAGCCGCTCATGTGCTTCGGGATCAAACTGGAAAGAAATCCGTGTTCTTGCGATGTTATGCTCTTTATCTG GCTGGAGAAAAacggaaagaagaagaaatgatagAACTTGAAGGGCCCTTAGGTAAGAGTGACGCTGTTAACCGTGAATTGGTTTCTCTAGAGAGGGAGTTAGCAACTCTTTGCAAGAATAACACGATAGATCCTTTTGGGTTGTACTTGTACGGTCTTGTGCTTAAAGAGAAAGGTAATGAAAATCTTGCCCGCAAAGTTCTCGTGGAATCCGTGAATAGTTACCCTTGGAATTGGAGTGCCTGGTCGGAGTTACAATCATTATGCACTACAGTTGACATCTTGAACGGACTCAATCTCAGCAACCATTGGATGAAGGAGTTCTTTCTTGCTAGTATTTACCAAGAACTCAGGATGCATAATGAATcgttgtcaaaatatgaaaatctacAGGGTATGTTTACTTTTAGTAATTACATACAGGCTCAAATTGCGAAAGCCAGGTATAGTCTAAGGGAATTTGAACAAGTTGAAGTGATATTTGAAGACCTTTTAAGGAATGACCCGTATCGAGTAGAGGACATGGATACATATTCTAATGTGCTTTACACAAAGGAATGTTTTTCCGCCTTGAGTTATCTTGCTCATAGGGTCATTATGACTGATAAATACCGTCCTGAGTCTTGTTGCATTATTGGAAATTACTACAGTTTAAAGGGGCAGCATGAGAAGTCAGTCGTGTATTTTAGGAGGGCGCTCAAATTGAACAAAAACTATTTATCTGCTTGGACTTTAATGGGCCATGAGTATGTCGAGATGAAAAACACTCCTGCTGCAGTTGATGCCTATAGACGAGCTGTGGACATAAACCCTCGGGATTATCGAGCCTGGTATGGCTTAGGACAAGCATATGAGATGATGGGCATGCCCCATTATGCATTGCATTATTTTCGGAAATCTGTTTTCTTTCAGCCTATTGATTCTCGGTTATGGATTGCTATGGCTCAATGCTATGAATCTGAGCAGCTGCACATGCTCGAGGAAGCCATCAAATGTTACAAACGTGCCGCGAATTGTAATGACACAGAAGCAATCGCCCTGCATCGTCTAGCAATGTTACATAGAGAACTCGATCAACCTGAGGAGGCTGCATTCTATTATAAGAAGGATTTAGAAAGAATGGAAGCTGAAGAGAGAGAAGGACCTAATCTTGTCGAAGCGCTGATGTTTCTTGCTACGCACTGCAAAACACAGAAGAAATTTGAAGAAGCAGAAGTGTATTGTACCCGTCTTCTAGATTATACCGGCCCG GAGAGGGAAACCGCCAAGAGTTTACTCCGAGGTATGAGAATAGCACAATCTGGTTTTCCTTCCATGGATGTCGAGCATTTTCATCCCTGA